One part of the Streptomyces sp. AM 2-1-1 genome encodes these proteins:
- a CDS encoding phosphoribosylaminoimidazolesuccinocarboxamide synthase, whose protein sequence is MSGFVEKPEPVQVPGLTHLHTGKVRELYRNEAGDLVMVASDRISAYDWVLPTEIPDKGRVLTALSLWWFEQLGDLVPNHVISTEVPAGAPADWEGRTTICRSLRMVPVECVARGYLTGSGLLEYDASRTVCGIGLPEGLVDGSELPGPIFTPATKAAVGDHDENVSYEAVAHTVGVETATRLRQLTLDVYRRARDVAHGRGLILADTKFEFGYAPGADGVEELILGDEVLTPDSSRFWPLAEWEPGHAQPSYDKQFVRDWLTSPASGWDRKSETPPPALPQDVVDATRAKYIEAYELLTGLRWS, encoded by the coding sequence GTGTCCGGTTTCGTAGAAAAGCCCGAGCCCGTCCAGGTGCCGGGCCTCACCCACCTGCACACCGGCAAGGTGCGTGAGCTGTACCGGAACGAGGCGGGCGACCTCGTCATGGTCGCCAGCGACCGCATCTCCGCCTACGACTGGGTGCTGCCGACCGAGATCCCGGACAAGGGGCGGGTGCTCACCGCGCTGTCGCTCTGGTGGTTCGAGCAGCTCGGCGACCTGGTGCCGAACCACGTCATCTCCACCGAGGTGCCGGCCGGCGCCCCCGCCGACTGGGAGGGCCGCACGACGATCTGCCGTTCGCTGCGGATGGTCCCGGTCGAGTGCGTGGCGCGCGGCTATCTGACCGGCTCCGGGCTCCTCGAGTACGACGCCTCGCGCACGGTCTGCGGCATCGGGCTCCCGGAGGGTCTCGTCGACGGCTCCGAACTGCCGGGACCGATCTTCACGCCGGCGACGAAGGCGGCCGTGGGCGACCACGACGAGAACGTCAGCTACGAGGCGGTCGCGCACACCGTCGGTGTGGAGACGGCCACGCGGTTGCGGCAGTTGACGCTCGACGTGTACCGGCGTGCCCGGGACGTCGCGCACGGACGCGGCCTCATCCTGGCGGACACGAAGTTCGAGTTCGGTTACGCGCCCGGCGCGGACGGCGTCGAGGAGCTGATCCTCGGCGACGAGGTGCTGACCCCGGACTCCTCGCGCTTCTGGCCGCTCGCGGAGTGGGAGCCCGGCCACGCCCAGCCCTCGTACGACAAGCAGTTCGTCCGGGACTGGCTGACCTCGCCGGCCTCGGGCTGGGACCGCAAGAGCGAGACCCCGCCGCCCGCGCTCCCGCAGGACGTCGTGGACGCGACCCGCGCCAAGTACATCGAGGCGTACGAACTGCTCACCGGCCTCCGCTGGTCGTAG
- a CDS encoding N,N-dimethylformamidase beta subunit family domain-containing protein, with protein sequence MGAEHSRRWESGALAHAVSDPFGQGPLPWLRGSENYLNDTGQVVPWYADPELGRSGGGPRTADDVHRQVKGFASPGAAAPGEAIDFHITVDPPQQFYVDIYRIGHYGGDGARKITTSPRQSGIVQPPPLAADKTVSCHHWWLSWRLQIPSYWSVGAYVAVLTTVDGHRSHVPFTVRDDHPADLLLLLPDITWQAYNLYPEDGRTGASLYHAWDEEGGLLGEEEAAVTVSFDRPYAGAGLPLHVGHAYDFIRWAERYDYSLAYADARDLHAGRIDPGRYRGLVFPGHDEYWSVPMRRTAELARDTGTSLVFLSANTMYWQVSLAPSASGVPDRLLTCRKRQGPGKAALWREIDKPEQQLLGIQYAGRVPEPSPLIVRNAGHWLWRGTGAGDGDEIAGLVAGEADRYYPRTALPEHEQRILLAHSPYEDSEGARRYQETSLYQAPSGALVFASGTFAWSPALDRPGHTDERVQRATANLLNRICKRD encoded by the coding sequence ATGGGGGCGGAGCACAGTCGCCGATGGGAGTCGGGTGCCCTCGCGCACGCCGTCAGCGATCCGTTCGGACAGGGCCCGCTGCCCTGGCTGCGCGGGAGCGAGAACTACCTCAACGACACGGGGCAGGTCGTCCCCTGGTACGCGGATCCCGAGCTCGGCCGCAGCGGCGGTGGGCCGCGCACCGCCGATGACGTGCACCGACAGGTGAAGGGGTTCGCGTCGCCCGGAGCGGCGGCGCCCGGGGAGGCCATCGACTTCCACATCACCGTCGACCCGCCGCAGCAGTTCTACGTCGACATCTACCGCATCGGTCACTACGGCGGCGACGGAGCCCGGAAGATCACCACCAGTCCGCGTCAGTCCGGCATCGTGCAACCCCCGCCGCTCGCCGCCGACAAGACTGTTTCCTGCCACCATTGGTGGCTCTCCTGGCGGCTCCAGATCCCGAGCTACTGGTCGGTGGGCGCCTACGTCGCCGTGCTGACCACCGTGGACGGCCACCGGTCGCACGTCCCGTTCACGGTCCGGGACGACCATCCGGCCGATCTGTTGCTCCTGCTCCCGGACATCACCTGGCAGGCGTACAACCTCTACCCCGAGGACGGGCGGACGGGTGCGAGCCTCTACCACGCCTGGGACGAGGAGGGCGGGCTGCTGGGCGAGGAGGAGGCCGCGGTCACGGTCTCCTTCGACCGCCCGTACGCGGGCGCCGGGCTGCCGTTGCACGTGGGCCACGCGTACGACTTCATCCGCTGGGCGGAGCGGTACGACTACAGCCTCGCCTACGCGGACGCCCGCGACCTGCACGCGGGCCGTATCGATCCAGGCCGTTACCGGGGGCTGGTCTTCCCCGGCCACGACGAGTACTGGTCGGTCCCGATGCGGCGCACCGCGGAGCTGGCGCGGGACACCGGCACCTCGCTGGTCTTCCTCTCCGCCAACACCATGTACTGGCAGGTCTCCCTGGCGCCGTCCGCGTCCGGGGTGCCCGACCGCCTCCTCACCTGCCGCAAGCGCCAGGGGCCGGGGAAGGCCGCGCTGTGGCGGGAGATCGACAAGCCGGAGCAGCAGTTGCTCGGCATCCAGTACGCGGGCCGGGTGCCGGAGCCCTCGCCGCTCATCGTGCGCAACGCCGGCCACTGGCTCTGGCGGGGGACCGGGGCCGGGGACGGCGACGAGATCGCCGGGCTGGTGGCCGGCGAGGCCGACCGGTACTACCCGCGCACCGCGCTGCCGGAGCACGAGCAGCGCATCCTGCTCGCGCACTCGCCGTACGAGGACTCCGAGGGCGCCCGGCGCTACCAGGAGACCTCGCTCTACCAGGCGCCGTCGGGGGCCCTGGTCTTCGCCTCCGGCACGTTCGCCTGGTCGCCGGCGCTGGACCGGCCGGGACACACGGACGAACGTGTCCAGCGGGCCACGGCCAACCTGCTCAACCGGATCTGCAAGCGCGACTGA
- the purQ gene encoding phosphoribosylformylglycinamidine synthase subunit PurQ: protein MTARIGVVTFPGTLDDQDALRAVRVAGAEPVSLWHRDKDLHQVDAVVLAGGFSYGDYLRAGAISRFSPVMEPIIEQAKAGMPVLGICNGFQILTEAHLLPGAMLRNNHLHFICRDQKLRVENAGTAWTADYADGQEISVPLKNMDGRYTADERTLDELEAEGRVAFRYVDVNPNGSLRDIAGISNAAGNVVGLMPHPEHAVEPLVGTGGTDGLGFFTSIIKKLVNA, encoded by the coding sequence GTGACCGCTCGTATCGGCGTCGTCACTTTCCCCGGCACCCTCGACGACCAGGACGCGCTGCGCGCGGTCCGGGTCGCCGGGGCCGAACCCGTGTCGCTGTGGCACCGCGACAAGGACCTGCACCAGGTCGACGCGGTCGTTCTCGCGGGCGGCTTCTCCTACGGCGACTACCTGCGCGCCGGGGCCATCTCCCGGTTCTCGCCGGTCATGGAGCCGATCATCGAGCAGGCGAAGGCCGGCATGCCGGTCCTCGGCATCTGCAACGGCTTCCAGATCCTGACCGAGGCGCACCTGCTGCCCGGCGCGATGCTGCGCAACAACCACCTCCACTTCATCTGCCGCGACCAGAAGCTGCGGGTGGAGAACGCGGGGACGGCCTGGACCGCGGACTACGCGGACGGCCAGGAGATCTCCGTACCGCTGAAGAACATGGACGGCCGGTACACCGCCGACGAGCGCACGCTCGACGAGCTGGAGGCCGAGGGCCGCGTCGCGTTCCGCTACGTCGACGTGAACCCCAACGGCTCGCTCCGTGACATCGCCGGCATCAGCAACGCCGCCGGCAACGTCGTCGGCCTCATGCCGCACCCCGAGCACGCGGTGGAGCCGCTGGTCGGCACCGGCGGCACGGACGGCCTCGGTTTCTTCACCTCGATCATCAAGAAGCTGGTCAACGCATGA
- a CDS encoding sterol carrier family protein, with amino-acid sequence MPPSRKRARRYDPDRTRTAVLDQFAQVRRAVAGLSPEQLALPARPGDRTVRELTVRLATALSSVSRSLELPEPRGAKPELTPVAWVLMPAARADRTDEETRALAACHPDPALLFDEVAAGFAAAVASASPDRLVATPAGSMRLGDHLVTRTVELIVSTDDLNAATGLDIPYDRQALAAATRLLADALAERAPGGSVEVRVPPFAVVQCVGGPQHTRGTPPNVVETDPLTWVRLATGRAGWAGEREAARVSASGERADLGGLLPLTS; translated from the coding sequence ATGCCGCCGTCACGCAAGCGCGCCCGCCGCTACGACCCCGACCGCACCCGGACCGCCGTACTGGACCAGTTCGCACAGGTCCGCCGGGCGGTGGCCGGGCTCTCCCCCGAGCAGCTCGCGCTGCCGGCCCGGCCCGGCGACCGGACCGTGCGCGAACTCACCGTCCGTCTCGCGACGGCGCTCTCCTCCGTCAGCCGGAGTCTGGAGCTGCCCGAGCCGCGCGGCGCCAAGCCGGAGTTGACCCCGGTCGCGTGGGTGCTCATGCCCGCGGCGCGGGCCGACCGGACCGACGAGGAGACGCGCGCCCTCGCCGCGTGCCACCCCGATCCGGCCCTGCTCTTCGACGAGGTCGCGGCCGGCTTCGCGGCGGCGGTGGCCTCGGCCTCGCCCGACCGGCTGGTGGCCACCCCGGCCGGTTCGATGCGGCTGGGCGACCACCTGGTCACCCGGACCGTCGAGTTGATCGTGTCCACGGACGACCTGAACGCCGCGACCGGCCTGGACATCCCGTACGACCGGCAGGCCCTGGCCGCCGCCACCCGGCTGCTCGCGGACGCCCTCGCCGAGCGGGCGCCCGGTGGCTCGGTGGAGGTGCGGGTGCCGCCGTTCGCCGTGGTGCAGTGCGTCGGCGGCCCCCAGCACACCCGCGGTACGCCCCCGAACGTCGTCGAGACCGACCCCCTCACCTGGGTCCGGCTGGCCACCGGACGGGCCGGCTGGGCCGGGGAACGGGAGGCCGCACGGGTCTCCGCGAGCGGCGAACGCGCCGATCTGGGCGGGCTGCTGCCCCTGACGAGCTGA
- the purD gene encoding phosphoribosylamine--glycine ligase, which translates to MKVLVIGGGAREHALCRSLSLDPEVTALYCAPGNAGIAEVAELRPVDALDGDAVARLATELGAGLVVVGPEAPLVAGVADAVRAAGIPCFGPSGEAARLEGSKAFAKDVMAGAGVPTARSYVCTTAEEIDTALDAFGAPYVVKDDGLAAGKGVVVTDDVEVARAHALACDRVVIEEFLDGPEVSLFAITDGTTVVPLQPAQDFKRALDGDEGPNTGGMGAYSPLPWADPKLVDEVLETVLQPTVDELRRRGTPFSGLLYAGLALTSRGVRVIEFNARFGDPETQVVLARLKTPLAALLLASANGTLDVVPPLNWLDDAAVTVVIASHNYPDTPRTGDPIEGLADVAAQDAPHAYVLHAGTKADGRTVLSAGGRVLSVTATGPDLGKARERAYAALGRIRLDGSQHRTDIARKAAEDAGA; encoded by the coding sequence GTGAAGGTCCTCGTCATCGGCGGCGGCGCCCGCGAACACGCCCTGTGCCGCTCTCTTTCCCTCGACCCCGAGGTCACCGCTCTGTACTGCGCTCCCGGCAACGCCGGTATCGCGGAGGTGGCCGAACTGCGCCCGGTCGACGCGCTCGACGGTGATGCCGTCGCGCGTCTCGCCACCGAACTCGGTGCCGGGCTGGTGGTCGTCGGCCCGGAGGCGCCGCTGGTCGCCGGAGTCGCCGACGCCGTGCGCGCGGCCGGCATCCCCTGCTTCGGCCCGTCCGGTGAGGCGGCCCGGCTCGAAGGCTCCAAGGCGTTCGCCAAGGACGTCATGGCCGGGGCCGGCGTCCCGACCGCCCGGAGCTACGTCTGCACCACCGCCGAGGAGATCGACACCGCTCTCGACGCCTTCGGTGCTCCGTACGTCGTCAAGGACGACGGGCTCGCCGCGGGCAAGGGCGTCGTGGTCACCGACGACGTCGAGGTGGCCCGAGCCCACGCGCTGGCCTGTGACCGGGTGGTCATCGAGGAGTTCCTCGACGGTCCCGAGGTGAGTCTTTTCGCGATCACCGACGGCACGACGGTGGTGCCGCTCCAGCCCGCCCAGGACTTCAAGCGCGCCCTCGACGGTGACGAGGGCCCGAACACCGGCGGCATGGGTGCCTACTCCCCGTTGCCGTGGGCGGATCCGAAGCTGGTCGACGAGGTGCTGGAGACGGTGCTCCAGCCGACCGTCGACGAGCTGCGCCGGCGCGGTACCCCCTTCTCCGGCCTCCTCTACGCGGGTCTCGCGCTGACCTCGCGCGGCGTGCGCGTCATCGAGTTCAACGCGCGCTTCGGCGATCCCGAGACCCAGGTGGTCCTGGCCCGTCTGAAGACCCCGCTCGCCGCTCTGCTGCTCGCCTCCGCGAACGGCACGCTCGACGTGGTGCCGCCGCTGAACTGGCTCGACGACGCCGCCGTCACCGTGGTCATCGCCTCGCACAACTACCCGGACACCCCGCGCACGGGTGACCCGATCGAGGGCCTCGCCGACGTCGCGGCCCAGGACGCCCCGCACGCGTACGTCCTGCACGCCGGGACGAAGGCGGACGGCCGTACGGTCCTGAGCGCCGGCGGCCGGGTCCTGTCGGTGACCGCGACGGGACCGGACCTCGGCAAGGCCCGCGAGCGCGCGTACGCGGCCCTCGGCCGGATCCGGCTCGACGGCTCCCAGCACCGTACGGACATCGCGCGGAAGGCTGCCGAGGACGCCGGGGCCTGA
- a CDS encoding TetR/AcrR family transcriptional regulator has product MGRVSQAQAEENRRRVVETASRLFREQGTHVSVADLMREAGLTHGGFYKQFASKEALVDEATAHAFDAYSRHGVGSAPPSDRNEAARRQALVDGYLSVEHRDAPADGCPVAALATDMAREPGNREARRVYAEGAGAFAEALATEDRDGLAQLATLVGALVLSRATEGFPVSEEILAAARTALTPPAHPAD; this is encoded by the coding sequence ATGGGCCGCGTGTCGCAGGCGCAGGCGGAGGAGAACCGCCGACGAGTCGTGGAGACAGCCTCGCGGCTCTTCCGCGAGCAGGGCACGCACGTCAGCGTCGCCGATCTGATGAGGGAGGCCGGGCTGACCCACGGGGGCTTCTACAAGCAGTTCGCCTCCAAGGAGGCGCTCGTCGACGAAGCCACCGCCCACGCGTTCGACGCGTACTCCCGGCACGGCGTGGGGAGCGCACCGCCCTCGGACCGGAACGAGGCCGCCCGGCGGCAGGCGCTGGTCGACGGCTACCTCTCGGTCGAGCACCGCGACGCTCCGGCCGACGGCTGTCCCGTCGCCGCACTCGCCACCGACATGGCGCGCGAGCCCGGAAACCGCGAGGCCCGGAGGGTGTACGCCGAGGGGGCGGGTGCCTTCGCCGAGGCGCTCGCCACCGAGGACCGGGACGGTCTGGCGCAACTCGCCACCCTGGTCGGTGCGTTGGTCCTCTCCCGGGCCACCGAAGGGTTCCCGGTCTCCGAGGAGATCCTCGCCGCCGCGCGCACCGCGCTGACGCCGCCCGCTCACCCTGCCGACTGA
- a CDS encoding SDR family oxidoreductase, whose product MELRNAVAVVTGANRGLGRHLAAQLVERGAKVYAAARRPETVDLPGVVPLRLDVTDEESVRAAAALAPDATLLINNAGISTSTPLIAGHTDAVRQEMETNYFGPLAVTRAFAPVIAGNGGGAVLNVLSVLSWLHPAELGSYAATKAAAWALTRAVREELAPRGIAVSALHVAYMDTDMAAGVPTDRKADPADVAAQALDGIEKGLPEILADEITRHVKEGLSTTR is encoded by the coding sequence ATGGAGTTGAGGAACGCGGTCGCCGTGGTCACGGGCGCCAACCGGGGACTGGGCCGGCATCTCGCCGCGCAGCTCGTCGAACGGGGGGCGAAGGTGTACGCGGCGGCCCGCCGCCCCGAGACGGTGGACCTGCCGGGCGTCGTCCCGCTCCGGCTGGACGTGACGGACGAGGAATCGGTCCGGGCCGCCGCCGCCCTCGCCCCGGACGCGACCCTGCTGATCAACAACGCCGGGATCTCCACCTCCACGCCCCTCATCGCGGGCCACACCGACGCGGTCCGGCAGGAGATGGAGACGAACTACTTCGGGCCGCTCGCCGTGACACGGGCGTTCGCCCCGGTCATCGCGGGCAACGGGGGCGGAGCGGTGCTCAACGTCCTCTCCGTCCTGTCGTGGCTGCACCCGGCCGAACTCGGCTCCTACGCGGCGACGAAGGCTGCCGCGTGGGCACTCACCCGCGCGGTCCGGGAAGAACTGGCACCGCGCGGGATCGCCGTCTCGGCCCTGCACGTCGCGTACATGGACACCGACATGGCCGCCGGCGTACCCACCGACCGCAAGGCCGACCCGGCGGACGTCGCCGCGCAGGCACTCGACGGCATCGAGAAGGGGCTGCCCGAGATCCTCGCCGACGAGATCACCCGGCACGTCAAGGAGGGCCTGTCGACCACCCGGTAG
- a CDS encoding Lsr2 family protein: MAQRVVVTLSDDIDGGQAAETVTFALDGKSYEIDLNPANAKKLRKTLAPYVAAGRKQTNAGKHGKAPVSYHHTSLAPDPAAVRAWARSHRMEVPARGRIPKKVYEAFEQAS; this comes from the coding sequence GTGGCGCAGCGCGTAGTGGTCACGCTCTCCGACGACATCGACGGAGGACAGGCGGCGGAAACGGTCACTTTCGCCCTCGACGGGAAGTCCTACGAGATCGATCTCAATCCCGCCAACGCGAAAAAGCTGCGGAAGACCCTGGCGCCGTACGTGGCCGCCGGTCGAAAGCAGACAAATGCCGGAAAGCACGGCAAGGCTCCCGTTTCCTACCACCACACGTCCCTCGCCCCCGATCCGGCGGCCGTCCGCGCCTGGGCGCGGTCGCACCGGATGGAGGTGCCGGCCCGGGGCCGCATCCCCAAGAAGGTCTACGAGGCGTTCGAACAGGCGAGTTGA
- the purS gene encoding phosphoribosylformylglycinamidine synthase subunit PurS, translating to MARVVVDVMLKPEILDPQGQAVQRALPRLGFEGIADVRQGKRFELQVEGPVDDAALARINELAETFLANTVIEDFVVKVESEEAAK from the coding sequence GTGGCACGCGTCGTAGTCGACGTCATGCTCAAGCCGGAGATCCTCGACCCGCAGGGACAGGCGGTGCAGCGCGCACTGCCCCGTCTCGGCTTCGAGGGAATCGCCGACGTACGCCAGGGGAAGCGTTTCGAGCTTCAGGTCGAAGGGCCGGTCGACGATGCCGCCCTGGCCCGGATCAACGAACTCGCCGAGACCTTCCTCGCGAACACCGTCATCGAGGACTTCGTCGTGAAGGTGGAGTCCGAGGAGGCCGCGAAGTGA
- the purL gene encoding phosphoribosylformylglycinamidine synthase subunit PurL, with the protein MSLDTVKHAAETPDDEQPWKELGLKEDEYARIREILGRRPTGAELAMYSVMWSEHCSYKSSKVHLKQFGEKVPANDAMLVGIGENAGVVDVGQGYAVTFKVESHNHPSYIEPYQGAATGVGGIVRDILAMGARPIAVVDPLRFGAADHPDTKRVLPGVVAGIGGYGNCLGLPNIGGEVVFDACYQGNPLVNAGCIGVMKHEDIHLAQASGPGNKVILYGARTGGDGIGGVSVLASETFESTGPAKRPAVQVGDPFQEKLLIECTLEIFKEKLVAGIQDLGGAGLSCATSELASAGSGGMRVELDTVPLRDSSLSPEEILMSESQERMCAIVEPQHVDRFLEICEKWDVIATVIGEVTEGSQLEIFWHGEQIVDVPPRSVAHEGPTYHRPFARPSWQDALQADDAGKLARPANGDELRAQVLQLVSSPNQASKTWITDQYDRFVQGNTVLAMPEDAGMVRIDEETNLGVAMATDGNGRYAKLDPYTGAQLALAESYRNVAASGAKPLAISDCLNFGSPEDPDVMWQFAEATRGLADGCLELGTPVTGGNVSLYNQTGDTAIHPTPVVAVLGVIDDVTRRTPVAFAQEGQLLYLLGDTHEEFGGSAWSEVVHQHLGGMPPKVDLGREKLLGEILISASRDGMIDAAHDLSDGGLVQAVTESCLRGGKGARLVVPDGLDAFTFLFSESAGRAVVSVPRSEELRFNDMCGARGLPVTRIGVVDGEEIEVQGEFSIPLDELRTAHEGTIPALLA; encoded by the coding sequence ATGAGCCTGGATACGGTCAAGCACGCGGCCGAGACCCCGGACGACGAGCAGCCCTGGAAGGAACTCGGCCTCAAGGAGGACGAGTACGCCCGGATCCGCGAGATCCTGGGCCGCCGTCCCACCGGTGCCGAGCTCGCCATGTACTCGGTGATGTGGTCCGAGCACTGCTCCTACAAGAGCAGCAAGGTCCACCTCAAGCAGTTCGGCGAGAAGGTCCCGGCCAACGACGCGATGCTCGTCGGCATCGGCGAGAACGCCGGTGTGGTCGACGTCGGCCAGGGTTACGCGGTCACCTTCAAGGTCGAGTCGCACAACCACCCGTCGTACATCGAGCCCTACCAGGGCGCGGCGACCGGCGTCGGCGGCATCGTGCGCGACATCCTCGCCATGGGTGCCCGCCCGATCGCGGTCGTCGACCCGCTGCGCTTCGGTGCGGCCGACCACCCCGACACCAAGCGCGTCCTGCCGGGCGTCGTCGCGGGAATCGGCGGCTACGGCAACTGCCTCGGCCTGCCGAACATCGGCGGCGAGGTCGTCTTCGACGCCTGCTACCAGGGCAACCCGCTCGTCAACGCCGGCTGCATCGGCGTGATGAAGCACGAGGACATCCACCTCGCGCAGGCCTCCGGCCCCGGCAACAAGGTCATCCTCTACGGTGCCCGCACCGGCGGCGACGGCATCGGCGGCGTCTCGGTCCTCGCGTCCGAGACCTTCGAGTCGACGGGTCCCGCGAAGCGCCCGGCCGTCCAGGTCGGCGACCCCTTCCAGGAGAAGCTCCTCATCGAGTGCACCCTGGAGATCTTCAAGGAGAAGCTCGTCGCGGGCATCCAGGACCTCGGCGGCGCCGGGCTCTCCTGCGCCACGTCCGAGCTGGCCTCCGCCGGCTCCGGCGGCATGCGCGTCGAGCTGGACACCGTGCCGCTGCGCGACTCCTCCCTCTCGCCCGAGGAAATCCTCATGAGCGAGTCGCAGGAGCGCATGTGCGCGATCGTCGAGCCGCAGCACGTGGACCGCTTCCTGGAGATCTGCGAGAAGTGGGACGTCATCGCCACCGTCATCGGTGAGGTGACCGAGGGCTCGCAGCTGGAGATCTTCTGGCACGGCGAGCAGATCGTGGACGTTCCGCCGCGGTCCGTCGCGCACGAGGGCCCGACCTACCACCGCCCCTTCGCCCGTCCCTCCTGGCAGGACGCGCTCCAGGCCGACGACGCGGGCAAGCTCGCCCGCCCGGCGAACGGCGACGAACTGCGCGCGCAGGTGCTCCAGCTCGTCTCCTCGCCGAACCAGGCGTCGAAGACGTGGATCACGGACCAGTACGACCGGTTCGTGCAGGGCAACACGGTGCTCGCGATGCCCGAGGACGCCGGCATGGTCCGCATCGACGAGGAGACCAACCTCGGTGTGGCCATGGCGACCGACGGCAACGGCCGCTACGCGAAGCTCGACCCGTACACCGGCGCCCAGCTCGCGCTGGCGGAGTCCTACCGCAACGTCGCCGCATCCGGCGCCAAGCCGCTCGCGATCTCGGACTGCCTGAACTTCGGTTCGCCCGAGGACCCGGACGTCATGTGGCAGTTCGCCGAGGCCACCCGCGGTCTCGCGGACGGCTGCCTGGAGCTGGGTACCCCGGTCACCGGCGGCAACGTCTCGCTCTACAACCAGACCGGTGACACGGCGATCCACCCGACGCCGGTCGTGGCCGTGCTCGGTGTGATCGACGACGTCACCCGGCGCACCCCGGTCGCGTTCGCGCAGGAGGGGCAGCTGCTCTACCTGCTCGGCGACACGCACGAGGAGTTCGGCGGCTCGGCCTGGTCCGAGGTCGTCCACCAGCACCTCGGCGGGATGCCGCCCAAGGTCGACCTGGGCCGCGAGAAGCTCCTCGGGGAGATCCTCATCTCGGCCTCGCGCGACGGCATGATCGACGCCGCGCACGACCTCTCCGACGGCGGTCTCGTCCAGGCGGTCACCGAGTCCTGCCTGCGCGGCGGGAAGGGCGCCCGGCTGGTCGTCCCGGACGGTCTGGACGCGTTCACCTTCCTCTTCTCCGAGTCGGCGGGGCGCGCGGTCGTCTCGGTGCCGCGGAGCGAGGAACTCCGCTTCAACGACATGTGCGGGGCGCGGGGTCTGCCCGTCACCCGCATCGGTGTCGTGGACGGCGAGGAGATCGAGGTGCAGGGTGAGTTCAGCATCCCGCTGGACGAGCTGCGGACGGCGCACGAGGGAACGATTCCGGCGCTCCTCGCCTGA